One Xiphophorus maculatus strain JP 163 A chromosome 15, X_maculatus-5.0-male, whole genome shotgun sequence genomic window, TGGCACCAAGAAGCAATACTGAGTATACTTTTGTCAGATAAATCCACAGTTGTATGAGTTCATGGGTGGAGGTCAGTTGATGGTGGTGACATTCAGAATTGCAGTGCTAAACTGCATTGCATTGAACTCGCTTGATTTCCTGAACTGgagccatttaaaaaacaaagatgttcaaCTAAGATTATTTTTGTCCTGAATTATATTTCACTATACCCCGGAATTGTTGTTGCACCAATTTTGTCCCAAAATCCTGAACTGAATTCTCTTTTGAAAGTTCCAGAGTAATGCTCAGCattctttttgttaaagttaaggtgcattcacaccagctctgcttagtttgcttttaTCGAATTCTGAGGTCTTATTCGTTTGGAAAGGCGTGAATGTGTGAttggaacaaaaaaagcaaactctggtccatcTAAAAACCTCGGTCTCTGTTCAGTTTAAGTGAGCTCTGACATGGTTTGATTGCATATGTGAACAACAAATGGAATGGAGActtctccaaaagcaggaagcggactatagGGCAGGGCATTCTtggtaaacacaaccaaaacaaaacaaacacagtgcTAGCAGGAGGAAaagcttgtggtcttttaccaaagacaaaagagaaatacaactgctaaaatctaatacatttttgtttacattttataaaaaaggGATTTGCCTCAGTGGTTCTCGGTGCAACACCACCAAAGGCGAGGAGGGGATCAgttttttcaaagggtttggttcatttgacagtgcagtgtgaaagtgaaaccCAGCAGCTGAAAGTATAACAAATGTGGCAATTTTGGTTCCCAgtcaaaccgagtctactggactacAACGTGTGAAAACACACATATGGCTCCCAACGTAGTTCAGTGGAgaacaagaagagaaaaagtcaGACTTTCCCAGATCTGACAGGAACCAACAGGCCAAAAGGGTATAAATTGGCCAATTAGCTGAAGTCCTGTCAACTTACAATCTTGGAATCCAATAAACCAaatgaaatgtcaaaacatgAGGGGTGATGAAAATGGTTAAACAATCTTCTCACAGAGGAACTCCTCCGGCACATGAAGACTCATGAAGCAGTGTGACATCATGAACCAGTCGCCAACTTATCCTGGGAGCTCAGATACTTTATAGTTTCTGATCGTACCTAAAAAGATGacaataagaaaatatgaattttatcAATGTAGGAATATTTGATTAGTTTGtaagattaaaaatgaataacttGTAATAATTCTATAACTCTTGATAATGATGTATTATTTAAAACCAATTACGATttaggtgaaagaaaaatgagacaaacaaaCCTTTTTGTCCAGGAGTGTTCCAAACACCCAAATGAAGCAACCCTGGAAGAGGAGCATACGGTCAACAAAAGggcaattttacttttttaaataaacttgcGCTATATTGTAAAGTACAGAGCAGTAAAACAATTTCAATCAATTAAAATGATAGTATTACCTGCAGTGAATTGCACAGGGTAAAAGCAAAATTAACCTCCCTGTTTTGGGGGGCAATTATGGTTCCGATTCCCAAAATCCAAGTCAGTCCGAAAAACGGTGTGAGCACAGCCAGACTCCTGGCAATCACCACCAAAACATGCTGCTCTTTGCCTTGGCCTGTATTCCTTAGTCCTCTTCTGCTCACCATTTTATAAATCACTACTAGCAGGATGAGGAAGTTTATCGCCACAATCACAAGTGCAGGAGCCAGAAAACCCAACAGAGCTTTGGAGTTCTCCCAGTTCAACCAACAGCCATGGTTTTGTCTGATGTATTTATGTGACGGGACAGTCACTGCCATGGTTGTTACGGCGATGACCAGCGGAGCAGCATATCCCAGAACAAATCCAATAACCAGCATGGACGTCTTGGACAATCCGCCCTCGAAGACGAAGACAGTGCGGTAGAGCAGCAGCAGGCCTGAGGCCAACATCCAGAAGAACATGGCGAGGTAGAAGAGGTGGATGAAGAAGGTCACAACTGCACACAGCGCAGGGTGTTCCTTCTTACTATCGTCTCTAAAGTACGCTCCGATGATGAACCAGATGTCTGCGATCAGGAGAGAAACGGCTATGTTGATGATGGAAACGTGACGCAGGAAGGAGGTGGTGTTGgtacttatttttttccaagtgagAGCTTCTGTGATAAGACATATGACCAAAGAAGCCATGGATATGCCAACTCCAATTATTGTTATGTCATCCATGTTTTCGTCCTCAATAATCTCAGGAGACATCAGCATGGAGAAGGAGGTGAGGTggttgcagctgcagctgatggtTTCATTGTTGTGGGACAGCAGAGAGCAGCCTGAGTCGCTCCATCCTCCAAGACCATCAAAGAGTGTGAAATTCCAAAAAACACACTTTGGGTTTCCCAGGGTGTCATTCAGAATTCCTGATGTTATTGatatatttctgattttggCTGCTGTCGTAGCAAGAACAACCTTTCCGTTGATAACAATGGATGAggagttgtcttcatctcttgGAGGCAGAACGTTATCCATGGACGCGAATACAATTGTAGTAATGAACTGACTTTCTCTGGCCTCTGGTATGTCTATTTCCATTGAGGTGTTAAATACGTTGttgaaagttattttgttttttaactgagTTCTATTCAGATGAATAAAAGGTGTCTCAACAGAGAACGATTCATTGACAAGGAGGGTGGCAACTGATTCAAAGAGGTTCAGCAAGGAAGCGCTGGAGCTTTTTATCTTCCCACCATTCTCTGTGCCTGAGCTCCATGTTTTATCGTTCGTGTTTAGGGTATCCCATGATGCCTTCGTTTCATCAGAGGTGAGAAGACCTGCGATCTTCAGGATGTCCTGTAATAAGAAACACATTATGTATTAGATTATGTCttca contains:
- the LOC111611439 gene encoding adhesion G protein-coupled receptor F5-like, which codes for MDNVLPPRDEDNSSSIVINGKVVLATTAAKIRNISITSGILNDTLGNPKCVFWNFTLFDGLGGWSDSGCSLLSHNNETISCSCNHLTSFSMLMSPEIIEDENMDDITIIGVGISMASLVICLITEALTWKKISTNTTSFLRHVSIINIAVSLLIADIWFIIGAYFRDDSKKEHPALCAVVTFFIHLFYLAMFFWMLASGLLLLYRTVFVFEGGLSKTSMLVIGFVLGYAAPLVIAVTTMAVTVPSHKYIRQNHGCWLNWENSKALLGFLAPALVIVAINFLILLVVIYKMVSRRGLRNTGQGKEQHVLVVIARSLAVL